The window TTTCGCCAGTTCGCGCTGGAAGTATCCGTCTTCTATACAAGCAATCACACCTCCGCGACGGTCTATCTCAGCGAAATATTCCTCGGCTTCGGCTTCCATCTTATCGGTAAGAGCCTCGACAAAATACGACCCGCCCAGCGGGTCGACCGTATTCGCCACACCGGTTTCATAGGCAATGACCTGCTGGGTGCGAAGCGCGATGAGCGCGGCTTTTTCCGATGGTAACGCGAGCGTCTCATCCATTGAATTCGTGTGCAAGGATTGTGTGCCGCCTAAAACACCGGCAAGAGCCTGAATAGCAGTACGTGTAATATTATTTTCTGGCTGTTGCGCTGTCAGCGAGCATCCGGCCGTTTGGGTGTGAAAACGCATAAGCCAGCTTTTGGGGTCTTTTGCGCCGTACTTATCCCGCATACGTTTGGCATAGATGCGGCGTGCCGCGCGATATTTGCAGATTTCTTCAAAGAAGTCAGAGTGCGAATTAAAGAAGAACGAAAGTCGCGGCGCGAAATCGTCGATATTCTGACCGGCAGCTATCGCCGATTCGATATAACAAAAGCCATCGGCAAGTGTGAAGGCCAGTTCCTGCACAGCAGTCGAGCCTGCCTCGCGAATATGATAGCCGGAGATTGAGATCGTATTCCACTGCGGAACATGCTTTGTGCAGTAGTCCATCATATCGGTGATGAGTCGCACCGAAGGAACCGGCGGGAAAATATATTCCTTTTGCGCGATATATTCTTTGAGAATGTCATTTTGAAGCGTGCCGCGGACTTGGTTGAGCGGTACCCCTTTTTTCTCAGCGACTGCAAAGTACATGGCCAAAATCATCGAAGCTGGCGAGTTGATAGTCATCGAAGTCGAGACCTTGCTTAAATCGATGCCATCGAAGATTATCTCCATATCCGCAAGCGTGTCAACGGCCACTCCGCATTTGCCGACCTCGCCGAGAGAGCGCGGATGATCGGAGTCGTAGCCCATCAGGGTGGGCAGATCAAAAGCGGTCGATAGTCCGCCGCCTCCCTGTTCAAGGATATATTTGAAGCGCTCATTTGTTTGCCGTGGCGTTCCCATTCCTGCAAATTGACGCATCGTCCAAAGTCTGGTTCGGTAGAGGGTGTGATGAACTCCGCGAGTGTAGGGGAATTCGCCGGGCAGGCCGATATTCCTCCAGAAATAGTCTTCGCTGTCGGCTTGTTTCAAATTGGCCGGGGTGTAGAGTTCATCGATATCGACACCTGAAACGGTGAAGAAACGAGGAACCGATTTCTGAGATCGGCTTTTGGCGGCAGTTTTATCCCATATTGTGAGCCGCTCTTTAAGTTTTTTTAAAAATGTATTGTCAAACATAGTGCATTTCTCCGTATTTAGAGCAAAAACATAATAGAAGGCCGCTACAAAAGCAAGCAAGATGGACAGTTAAACACTCGTCGAGATTTGATTTTCTATCATCAATTCTCCCACTGCTACACTGGCTCTTTACTATAACAAGCAATGTCTATCAGTTGTTTTACGTACCAAATTCTGCTATATATCCTTTATCCATGGAGAGGTTCATAAATAGGAAAATCGAATGGCGAGAATATGCCTTTCCAATCGCTGTAATTATGGCGATATTGGCTTTATCTGTGCTTGAGCATTCTACCGGCGGCACCACTTTTAATCAAAGCGAAAAAACCTGGCAGGCTAAATTAGACCTGCACCTCGGATGGGCACCATTTGCAGTTAGACCGCTGACTTCATATTCGACATTGATTATCCACAATCTCACTCCTCTGTCGATAAAAGAGTCGTTTCTTGTTCTTCAGTACACACTCGCATTTTTTTTCGGTCTGGCATTCTATGTTTTTCTAAGACAATTAAAAAATACTCGAGATTGGTCACTCATTGGATTGGTACTCCTTATGACCGCGCTGCCAGTCTTCCTCGCTCATTCAGAACCTATCCATACCTGGGATGATTTTTGGGCATATTTGTTTCTAACTCTCACTGGAATTGCGCTGGCTGGAAAGCGAGCGATATATGCGGTCGGATTCTTCACCCTCGGATGTTTCGCGCGAGAACAAACTCTTTTTTTCTACCCGGTCTTTGCAGGCGGGATTCTTTATCTCACTCGAGACGAACCGCCGTTAAAGCGATTGATGCTCCTTGCTGCGCCTATCTTAATTTTTGGAAGCTACTATGCCGCTGTCTGGCGGCCACAGGATCCAAACCGGCTCAAATTGGCAAATTTCAATTTTGCCTCTCCTCTCCGCACCAGCGACACATTGTTTTCTGCCTTTGTCGCACATGGCGCGCTTTGGTATGTCTGGTGTGTGAGTGTAATAACTCAATGGAGCAAATCGAAAACGGAAACGGAACGATTTCTGCTAAAAAGCTCTCTCTTTGCAGTGCCTGTCACTCTGGCAATTGGATTTTTCTTTTCGTACACCAGAGAAACACGCATAATGTTTCCGGCTTTCATTTTCACTATTCCGCTTAGCCTTTTTTGGCTAAAGAGACTTGGCGAAGGGCTTTACCAACGCTGGCATTCACAACCAGTCTTATCTATATCCCTGCTATCACTTGCTGTTGTCTTATCGATGACCGGAGGAATATGGTTGGCCTACACGCTTTTCCCAATATTTGAGTACCGGGGCTGTTCTGATTTCCAGCGCAATTTTGCCGGAGCCCACTTCGGGATGATTCTATTTATTATTTCTTGTCAGCTTTCTTTGATTAGAAGAAACACAGGTGATTTGAATCAAAGGCTTTCAGAGACAATTAATTTGAATGATGAAACTGCTTGAGTCGGTCAACAGGTCAAAGAGTGCTCGCCGCCAAATCTTTGCTTGCACCTTAAGCGCTTGACTTGGTTTATCTAATAGATATTTTTATAAACATGTCACACCAACAGTCGAATCATGTCAGTTTAGGGCGTAAAGCCTTTCTTATCATACTTATTACCGCTATAGGATTAAGACTGCTCTGTTTCGGTCTTATGTATTGGCAGGTTCCCCCCGAAAAGTGGTCTCGACTCACTCCGGACTCAGATCAGTATGCACAAGCCTCATCTACAATTCTTAAAAATTTCGATTTTGACACACATACTATCAAAAAACAGGGACCCGGATACCCGGCATTTCTTGCGCTTGCAGGATGGCGGAATGACGATGACTCAATTCGGATTATTCTTATCCAGATAATTCTTGGAGCATTTTCTTCGGTATTGATTGCGAAACTCGCTCTTCAATTGGGGGGGGCGCGAAATGTTGCCTTTATAGCCGGTATGGCCCATAGTTTGTCACCCGCGGCTATCAGCCTTTCAAATATTTTATTAACTGAATGTCTCTTTGTGTTTCTCATGCTGTCTGGATTTACGCTTGCCTTGGGCGCATTCAAATCATCGAACCCGCGACAATTTATTCTTGTAGGATTGCTTTTTGCAATGGCTGCGCTGGTGCGATCTACTGGGGTTATGTTGTATGGCATATTCGGCGTACTCTGGATTGGTTGGTGCCTACAGCTGACGGACGCGTTCGTGCGCTGTCTTCGACGAACTTTGCCCGGAGTCCTAACTGCGACGGCGGTTTGGGGGCTGATTTTGGGCTCGTATCTCCTATATAACTATAACACAATCGGTGTTGCTCAAATATCTCTCGCAGGCTCTGGCGGGCTCAAAAACGTAATTTGTGTGGTGGAGGAACGAACCGAACAATTGCCTTTTCAAGGTATGAGAGACCGATTCGATGATTCGGTTAAAGCCCGAATGGAGAGATCGAATAAATCATACGTCTATGAGTTTACCCACTTGGCGAACGAGAAGACCTCGTATCAGCTGTCGCATCACAGAGACGTGTATCTGGCTGTTTGCTACAAAAACATAATTGACAATGTCCATAATGATTTTGAGTTGTACACTGTGCAGACTCCAGTGTGGAAAAATGAAGTGAATGCCGTTCGCGCATATTTAGGCGATCATAAACTGCACTTTCGGACGTCAGTTTTAGCCTTATTAGGATTACTGTATATGATTTGGCGCCGTCAATATCTTCTGGCTTCATTCACTGTGACAATATTTCTGTATTTTGCGCTAACCTCAGCATTCTCGTATTGGCAAACTTCCCGTATCATATATCCTGCAACTCCGGCAATTTCAATTTTTACCGCCAGCGTAATAGTTGCCGTGTGGGATGTTTTGATGAAGATAAAGGGAATAACGAGGAAGATGAAGCCGTTGGATGCTTCTGCTTCAAATTAAGCGAACCGGCTATAAATCTCTGACGCTATGGCGTAGGGACTTTCTTTATTCTTTTCCACCCGATCAATAATTTCATTGATATTCTCTTCGGTTGAAACTTGGCTGAGAAAATCCCTGTCAAACTGCAATTTTATCGATGCCAGTATCGTCCTTTTGATCTGATCCCTTCTATGCGCAGTGAACTGATTGCGCTCCTTCCGAAAAGCAATAAATTCGTCTATCCGCAGAATAACACGGTCAATATTTTTCTTATTCACCGCATCGGTTGACTCTATCGGCGGACGCCAGCCCGAAGCCGGATGCTTGCGAATATCCAAAGTCATCTTGAGTTCTGCCGCGATTCGTTCCGCCCCTGGACGGTCGGCTTTATTGACAACAAAAATATCGCCGATTTCCATCAGACCGGCCTTCATCGTCTGCACCGCATCGCCTGATTCAGGCACAAGAACCACCACCACAACATCACAGGCATCCACAATATCAAGTTCAACCTGACCCACCCCGACCGTTTCAATAAGGGTAAGATCAAAACCAAAAGCATCAAAGATGGTTGCCACATTGTTGGTGGCATCGGCCAGCCCTCCGCTTGCGCCGCGTGTTGCCATTGAACGAAAATAGACCGAGCCATCTGAGGGAAACTCATACATACGCACCCGGTCGCCCAGTAATGCGCCGCCGGTGAACGGAGAGGTTGGGTCGACAGCGATTATGCCGACCTTGTTTTTTCGGGCAAGGTATTGGTGGACGAGCGCGTTCACGAGGGTTGATTTCCCTGCGCCGGGCGGGCCGGTTATGCCTATACGAAGGGCATGGCCGATTTTGGAATACAATATCCCAAGCAGATCCTGCGAGCCATTCTCACCATCCTCGACATACGAGATGAGTTTGGAAAGCGCCCGCACATCCCCGCCCTGAAACTTCTCCAGTACTGTCATGGCATACTCATGCGTCTCATTCTCACACGAGAACCGCGCGGCAGATTAACTGTAACGCGGCGACATATCTCCCACGGTGAGTTTTATATCACGAAGTCGTATCTGTATGCGGGTAATGTCATTGTAGGTATTGTACTCGACAGCATAGACCAAATCAACCAGACAGCCTTTGTCGGAGATGACCCGCGCCATATCACCGAAACTAAAACCGATAACATCGAGCACAGCATCCCCTTTACGAACGCGCATTTTGAGATGATTGTTGCCGACAAGCGATGGCTGTCCGACAACTTCGCAATTACGCGTGAGAAATATCGGCCGCATATTCTGCGGACCAAACGGCGAAAAAGCTTCGATTGAATCCATGAACTTGTCATTTATTTCGCTCAATTCAATCTCGCTGTCGATAAATAATTTTGGCACTATATCATCGTTGCTGAGATTTTTAGCCGAGACTTCTTTGAACCGTTTTCGAAACTCTTCGATTCTTTCAGGTTTTATCGAGAGCCCCGCGGCATACTTGTGCCCGCCATATCGCATGAGAAGATCTTCGCATTCTTTCAACGCCTCGCACAGATGGAAGCCGGGGATAGACCGCGCCGAGCCTTTGCCTTCCCCGTTTGAGACGGCAATCATGACGGTCGGGAGATGAAATTTCTCCACAAGCCGGCTCGCGACAATCCCAATGACGCCCTGATGCCACCCTTCGGCGGAAAGCACGATTGCTTTATCGGTCGCCAAATCGACTGTTACAGCCATCTGTTCGAGCGCCTGTTTGAGCGTCTGCTCGT is drawn from Candidatus Zixiibacteriota bacterium and contains these coding sequences:
- a CDS encoding methylmalonyl-CoA mutase family protein, which encodes MFDNTFLKKLKERLTIWDKTAAKSRSQKSVPRFFTVSGVDIDELYTPANLKQADSEDYFWRNIGLPGEFPYTRGVHHTLYRTRLWTMRQFAGMGTPRQTNERFKYILEQGGGGLSTAFDLPTLMGYDSDHPRSLGEVGKCGVAVDTLADMEIIFDGIDLSKVSTSMTINSPASMILAMYFAVAEKKGVPLNQVRGTLQNDILKEYIAQKEYIFPPVPSVRLITDMMDYCTKHVPQWNTISISGYHIREAGSTAVQELAFTLADGFCYIESAIAAGQNIDDFAPRLSFFFNSHSDFFEEICKYRAARRIYAKRMRDKYGAKDPKSWLMRFHTQTAGCSLTAQQPENNITRTAIQALAGVLGGTQSLHTNSMDETLALPSEKAALIALRTQQVIAYETGVANTVDPLGGSYFVEALTDKMEAEAEEYFAEIDRRGGVIACIEDGYFQRELAKSAYQHQRELESKERIIVGVNEFIMEDEKIDIPVLKIDRSVEPGQIAFLQKIKAQRNNGAVQVALDNLDKIARGNGNTFEALMVCAKEYATVGEMCDVLRASWGEWVESQAAMQVS
- a CDS encoding glycosyltransferase family 39 protein: MSHQQSNHVSLGRKAFLIILITAIGLRLLCFGLMYWQVPPEKWSRLTPDSDQYAQASSTILKNFDFDTHTIKKQGPGYPAFLALAGWRNDDDSIRIILIQIILGAFSSVLIAKLALQLGGARNVAFIAGMAHSLSPAAISLSNILLTECLFVFLMLSGFTLALGAFKSSNPRQFILVGLLFAMAALVRSTGVMLYGIFGVLWIGWCLQLTDAFVRCLRRTLPGVLTATAVWGLILGSYLLYNYNTIGVAQISLAGSGGLKNVICVVEERTEQLPFQGMRDRFDDSVKARMERSNKSYVYEFTHLANEKTSYQLSHHRDVYLAVCYKNIIDNVHNDFELYTVQTPVWKNEVNAVRAYLGDHKLHFRTSVLALLGLLYMIWRRQYLLASFTVTIFLYFALTSAFSYWQTSRIIYPATPAISIFTASVIVAVWDVLMKIKGITRKMKPLDASASN
- the meaB gene encoding methylmalonyl Co-A mutase-associated GTPase MeaB, whose translation is MTVLEKFQGGDVRALSKLISYVEDGENGSQDLLGILYSKIGHALRIGITGPPGAGKSTLVNALVHQYLARKNKVGIIAVDPTSPFTGGALLGDRVRMYEFPSDGSVYFRSMATRGASGGLADATNNVATIFDAFGFDLTLIETVGVGQVELDIVDACDVVVVVLVPESGDAVQTMKAGLMEIGDIFVVNKADRPGAERIAAELKMTLDIRKHPASGWRPPIESTDAVNKKNIDRVILRIDEFIAFRKERNQFTAHRRDQIKRTILASIKLQFDRDFLSQVSTEENINEIIDRVEKNKESPYAIASEIYSRFA